The Corynebacterium vitaeruminis DSM 20294 genome window below encodes:
- the cynS gene encoding cyanase: MQPIMDKYEAGKLVDAQRIRKGKTWAELAALIDRPLVWSTSALLGSFPVPEELADKVCAELELGEDVREALMQQPTRAFDAALLDDPTIYRFMEAIKVHGPALKALVHEEFGDGIMSAINFQMDFDRREDPAGDRVVVTFDGKFLDYHW; encoded by the coding sequence ATGCAACCGATCATGGACAAGTACGAGGCAGGAAAGCTCGTGGACGCCCAGCGCATCCGCAAGGGCAAGACGTGGGCCGAGCTAGCCGCGCTCATCGACCGCCCGCTGGTGTGGTCCACCTCTGCCCTGCTCGGCAGCTTCCCTGTCCCGGAAGAGCTGGCCGACAAGGTCTGTGCGGAGCTCGAGCTCGGCGAGGACGTTCGCGAGGCGCTCATGCAGCAGCCGACCCGCGCCTTCGACGCTGCGCTACTCGACGACCCGACCATCTACCGCTTCATGGAGGCCATCAAGGTCCACGGTCCCGCCCTCAAGGCGCTCGTGCACGAGGAGTTCGGCGACGGCATCATGTCAGCCATCAACTTCCAGATGGACTTCGACCGCCGTGAGGATCCGGCAGGTGATCGTGTGGTGGTCACCTTCGACGGCAAGTTCCTCGACTACCACTGGTAA
- a CDS encoding acyl-CoA dehydrogenase family protein — protein MTSTIRSRATSKAQAQPKAPAPSKDIHIPSPLPTTPDAQAAEDLRKILDGQFGELREDIREMLDDSFFLPKLDGTIDDMRDALLPVLERFRDAGYSYDSFSRANGGSGKPDRAVIGLETLGHADLSAMVKAGVQWGLWGGAIDNLGTERHRHYIKPTMDLELMGVYAMTEIGHGSNVAQLQTTATYDPETQEFIINSPTPSAMKVFLGNAARHGQIAAVFAQLYTPGVAESHGVHCLVVPIRDENHNPMPGVTIGDHGRKGGLLGVDNGTLSFDNVRIPRENLLNRFGDVDEAGNYTSPIESKNRRFFTMLSTLIRGRIAVGGAANAATRTSLDIAVRYATQRRQFSPGGDAPEKRLIEHRSHRLRLLIPLAKSYALMLLQNEVTARLYEQQRQIAEGILDLANPTEEQLLASRELESWAAGLKAISTRHATRTIQECREACGGAGYMAENLLTTFKADSDVFTTFEGDNTVLIQMVGKEMLTAYARDMGDLSTIDMVRYGFDEVSDLIRRRSGLHKTVQSALDAARRSNDNSLFHAGYQVSLLEDRSQSILKSLAGRMRAARKLDLEDAAIEVDKAQDHLIAAGWARMESLALQSLVEAEGKLPKNSPARQVLEQVRDLYALSTIVENAGWYEEHNVLSSMRIRMARAAVRDLVDSLAPWAEVLVDAFGIPKSIWNVPMLNQAGVDGPRY, from the coding sequence ATGACTAGCACCATCAGGTCCCGGGCAACCTCCAAGGCCCAGGCACAACCCAAGGCTCCGGCCCCCTCCAAGGACATCCACATCCCGAGCCCTCTTCCCACCACCCCGGACGCGCAGGCCGCCGAGGACCTCCGCAAGATCCTGGACGGGCAGTTCGGCGAGCTGCGCGAGGACATCCGCGAGATGCTCGACGATTCCTTCTTCCTGCCCAAGCTCGACGGCACCATCGACGACATGCGCGACGCGCTCCTGCCCGTGCTCGAGCGCTTCCGCGACGCGGGCTACTCCTACGACTCCTTCTCCCGCGCGAACGGCGGCTCCGGCAAGCCGGACCGCGCGGTCATCGGGCTCGAGACCCTGGGCCACGCCGACCTCTCGGCGATGGTCAAGGCTGGTGTCCAGTGGGGCCTGTGGGGCGGTGCCATCGATAACCTCGGCACCGAGCGCCACCGCCACTACATCAAGCCGACGATGGACCTCGAGCTCATGGGCGTCTACGCCATGACCGAAATCGGCCACGGCTCCAACGTCGCCCAGCTGCAGACCACGGCGACCTACGACCCGGAGACCCAGGAGTTCATCATCAACAGCCCGACCCCGTCGGCAATGAAGGTCTTCCTAGGCAACGCCGCCCGCCACGGCCAGATCGCGGCCGTGTTCGCGCAGCTCTACACGCCGGGCGTGGCGGAGTCCCACGGCGTGCACTGCCTCGTCGTCCCGATCCGCGACGAGAACCACAACCCGATGCCGGGCGTGACCATCGGCGATCACGGCCGTAAGGGCGGCCTGCTCGGCGTGGACAACGGCACCCTGTCCTTCGACAACGTGCGCATCCCGCGCGAGAACCTGCTCAACCGCTTCGGCGACGTCGACGAGGCCGGCAACTACACCTCCCCCATCGAGTCGAAGAACCGCCGCTTCTTCACCATGCTCTCCACGCTCATCCGCGGGCGCATCGCGGTGGGCGGCGCGGCGAACGCGGCGACCCGCACCTCCCTGGACATCGCGGTGCGCTACGCCACGCAGCGCAGGCAGTTCTCCCCCGGCGGCGACGCGCCGGAGAAGCGCCTCATCGAGCACCGCTCGCACCGCCTGCGGCTGCTCATCCCGCTGGCGAAGTCCTACGCGCTCATGCTGCTGCAAAACGAGGTGACCGCGCGGCTCTACGAGCAGCAGCGCCAGATCGCCGAGGGCATCCTGGACCTGGCCAACCCCACCGAGGAGCAGCTCCTCGCCTCCCGCGAGCTGGAGAGCTGGGCGGCGGGGCTCAAGGCCATCTCCACTAGGCACGCCACCCGCACCATCCAGGAGTGCCGCGAGGCCTGCGGCGGCGCCGGCTACATGGCGGAGAACCTGCTGACCACCTTCAAGGCCGACTCGGACGTGTTCACCACCTTCGAGGGCGACAACACCGTGCTCATCCAAATGGTGGGCAAGGAGATGCTCACCGCCTACGCCCGCGACATGGGCGATCTCTCCACCATCGACATGGTTCGCTACGGCTTCGACGAGGTCTCCGACCTCATCCGCCGCCGTTCCGGGCTGCACAAGACGGTCCAGTCGGCGCTCGACGCCGCGCGCCGCAGCAACGACAACTCGCTCTTCCACGCCGGCTACCAGGTCTCGCTCCTCGAGGACCGCTCGCAGTCGATCCTCAAGTCGCTGGCAGGGCGCATGCGTGCCGCCCGCAAGCTGGACCTGGAGGACGCCGCCATCGAGGTGGACAAGGCCCAGGATCACCTCATCGCGGCCGGTTGGGCCCGCATGGAGTCGCTGGCGCTGCAGTCGCTCGTCGAGGCCGAGGGCAAGCTCCCCAAGAACTCGCCTGCCCGCCAGGTGCTCGAGCAGGTCCGCGACCTCTACGCGCTGTCCACCATCGTGGAGAACGCCGGCTGGTACGAGGAGCACAACGTCCTGTCCAGCATGCGCATCCGCATGGCGCGCGCGGCGGTTCGCGACCTCGTCGACTCGCTCGCACCGTGGGCGGAGGTGCTCGTGGACGCCTTCGGCATCCCGAAGTCGATCTGGAACGTGCCCATGCTCAACCAGGCAGGCGTCGACGGTCCTCGCTACTAA
- a CDS encoding NAD(P)-binding domain-containing protein — protein sequence MKIAVIGTGMVGRTLAERLSGLGHEVAVGTRDPQATMARTEPDGMGTPPYAQ from the coding sequence ATGAAGATCGCAGTGATCGGAACCGGCATGGTGGGACGCACCCTGGCCGAGCGCCTGTCCGGGCTGGGCCATGAGGTGGCCGTCGGCACCCGCGACCCGCAGGCGACGATGGCCCGCACCGAGCCGGACGGCATGGGAACCCCGCCGTACGCGCAGTGA
- a CDS encoding acyl-CoA carboxylase subunit beta, whose translation MAEEKSMAQRLEQLAKAREEVMLGGGEAKIEKQHAKGKKTARERIEAFVDEGTFHETGMFAKHRTTHFGMDKAVAPADGVVTGSAAVFGRPLHIASQDFTVMGGSAGETQSNKVAAMMQASATTGTPFVFINDSGGARVQEGIDSLSGYGKVFYKNVLLSGLVPQISIIAGPCAGGAAYSPALTDFIIQTRKANMFITGPGVIKSVTGEDVTAEALGGPDAHMTKAGNIHFVADDDDQAILIAQKLLSFLPQNNTEEPPVVDPDPIVEPDEFLRDIVPVEGKKGYDVREIITRVVDRGDFLEVKAGFAPNLVVGFGRIVGRTVGVIANQPNVMSGVLDINSSDKGSEFIRFCNAFNIPLVTFVDVPGFMPGVAQEHGGIIRHGAKMLYAYSAATVPKITIELRKSYGGAHLAMCSKDLGADRVFAWPTAEIAVMGAEGAVNVVFRKEIEAAEDKETKREELIQLYKDTFSTPFMAASRGLVDDIIDPAETRLHIADALEVLANKRETRPAKKHGLGPV comes from the coding sequence ATGGCTGAAGAAAAGTCCATGGCGCAACGCCTTGAGCAGCTGGCCAAGGCCCGCGAAGAGGTCATGCTCGGCGGCGGCGAGGCAAAGATCGAGAAGCAGCACGCGAAGGGCAAGAAGACCGCCCGCGAGCGCATCGAGGCCTTCGTCGACGAGGGCACCTTCCACGAGACCGGCATGTTCGCCAAGCACCGCACCACCCACTTCGGGATGGACAAGGCGGTCGCCCCCGCCGATGGCGTGGTCACCGGCTCGGCCGCCGTGTTCGGCCGCCCGCTGCACATCGCCTCCCAGGATTTCACCGTCATGGGCGGTTCCGCGGGCGAGACCCAGTCGAACAAGGTTGCGGCCATGATGCAGGCGTCGGCCACCACCGGCACCCCGTTCGTGTTCATCAACGACTCCGGCGGAGCCCGCGTCCAGGAGGGCATCGACTCCCTGTCCGGCTACGGCAAGGTCTTCTACAAGAACGTCCTGCTGTCCGGCCTAGTCCCGCAGATCTCCATCATCGCCGGCCCCTGCGCCGGAGGTGCTGCCTACTCGCCTGCGCTGACCGACTTCATCATCCAGACCCGCAAGGCCAACATGTTCATCACCGGCCCGGGCGTGATCAAGTCCGTGACCGGCGAGGACGTCACCGCCGAGGCGCTCGGTGGCCCCGACGCCCACATGACCAAGGCGGGCAACATCCACTTCGTCGCCGATGACGACGACCAGGCCATCCTCATCGCCCAGAAGCTCCTAAGCTTCCTGCCGCAGAACAACACCGAGGAGCCGCCGGTGGTCGACCCCGACCCGATCGTCGAGCCGGACGAGTTCCTGCGTGACATCGTCCCGGTGGAGGGCAAGAAGGGCTACGACGTCCGCGAGATCATCACCCGCGTCGTCGACCGCGGCGACTTCCTCGAGGTCAAGGCGGGCTTCGCCCCGAACCTCGTGGTGGGCTTCGGCCGCATCGTCGGCCGCACCGTCGGCGTGATCGCCAACCAGCCGAACGTCATGTCCGGCGTGCTGGACATCAACTCCTCCGACAAGGGCTCGGAGTTCATCCGCTTCTGCAACGCGTTCAACATCCCGCTGGTCACCTTCGTCGACGTGCCGGGCTTCATGCCGGGTGTCGCCCAGGAGCACGGCGGCATCATCCGCCACGGCGCGAAGATGCTCTACGCCTACTCCGCGGCCACCGTCCCGAAGATCACCATCGAGCTGCGCAAGTCCTACGGCGGAGCCCACCTGGCCATGTGCTCCAAGGACCTGGGCGCCGACCGCGTGTTCGCGTGGCCCACCGCCGAGATCGCCGTCATGGGCGCCGAGGGTGCCGTCAACGTGGTCTTCCGCAAGGAGATCGAGGCGGCCGAGGACAAGGAGACCAAGCGCGAGGAGCTCATCCAGCTCTACAAGGACACCTTCTCCACCCCGTTCATGGCCGCCTCCCGCGGGCTGGTCGACGACATCATCGACCCCGCGGAGACCCGCCTGCACATCGCCGATGCCTTGGAGGTCCTCGCCAACAAGCGCGAGACCCGACCCGCCAAGAAGCACGGCCTGGGACCGGTGTAA
- a CDS encoding biotin/lipoyl-containing protein, translated as MKLNVTVNGIAYSVEVEVEEEQRQLGTIVFGGGAPQTHSEPATASVQGVSANAVVAPLAGSVFKILVEEGDEIEAGQVLLVLEAMKMETEITAPTAGTVGQIRVEVGESVQGGQALIVID; from the coding sequence ATGAAACTCAATGTGACAGTAAATGGCATCGCCTACTCTGTCGAGGTCGAGGTCGAGGAGGAGCAGCGCCAGCTGGGCACCATCGTCTTCGGCGGCGGCGCGCCGCAGACGCACTCCGAGCCCGCCACCGCGTCCGTCCAGGGTGTGTCCGCCAACGCGGTCGTCGCGCCGCTGGCAGGCTCCGTGTTCAAGATTCTCGTGGAGGAGGGCGACGAGATCGAGGCCGGCCAGGTCCTGCTGGTCCTCGAGGCCATGAAGATGGAGACCGAGATCACCGCTCCGACTGCAGGCACCGTCGGCCAGATCCGCGTGGAGGTCGGCGAGTCCGTCCAGGGTGGTCAGGCGCTCATCGTCATCGACTAG
- a CDS encoding NADPH-dependent FMN reductase, which yields MKIGIIVGSIREGRKGLLVGRWVEAVARGHLDHDVALLDLKEFDVPLLTTSILPATAEKKYDSENTQSWSTAVDGCDAFVFVTPEYNHGVPGAFKNAVDSLGPEWTGKAVGFVSYGANDGVRAVEQWRQIVANFHMTDIRAQVALSVFFEFAEDGSFTPNERREGELKAMLDQLAATAARGC from the coding sequence ATGAAGATCGGAATCATCGTCGGGTCCATCCGCGAGGGCCGCAAGGGTCTGCTCGTTGGACGTTGGGTGGAAGCTGTCGCGCGTGGCCACCTCGACCACGACGTCGCGCTGCTCGACCTCAAGGAATTCGACGTCCCGCTGCTCACTACGTCGATCCTGCCCGCGACCGCGGAGAAGAAGTACGACTCGGAGAACACCCAGAGCTGGAGCACCGCCGTCGATGGCTGCGACGCCTTCGTGTTTGTCACCCCGGAGTACAACCACGGTGTGCCCGGCGCGTTCAAGAACGCCGTGGACTCCCTCGGTCCCGAGTGGACGGGAAAGGCGGTCGGGTTCGTGTCCTACGGCGCCAATGACGGCGTGCGCGCAGTCGAGCAGTGGCGGCAGATCGTGGCTAACTTCCACATGACCGACATCCGCGCCCAGGTTGCGCTCTCCGTCTTCTTCGAGTTCGCTGAGGACGGATCCTTCACCCCGAACGAGCGCCGCGAGGGCGAGCTGAAGGCGATGCTCGACCAGCTCGCCGCCACCGCCGCGCGCGGGTGCTAG
- a CDS encoding NADPH-dependent F420 reductase, giving the protein MVNASNGANTLAALQAVGEENLAGKVVIDVALPLDLSQGLPPTLTVANTDSLGEQVQRAFPRSKVVKTLNTVFCQVMVDPARVPGEHTLFIAGDDAGAKDVAMGVVESFGWPADRVIDLGGITGARGSEMYMRLYFQLAELLGTFELNIEVHH; this is encoded by the coding sequence GTGGTCAACGCGAGCAACGGCGCCAATACCCTGGCTGCCCTGCAGGCGGTCGGCGAGGAGAACCTTGCGGGCAAGGTCGTCATCGACGTGGCGCTCCCGCTCGACCTCTCCCAGGGGCTCCCGCCCACGCTCACCGTGGCCAACACCGACAGCCTGGGCGAGCAGGTCCAGCGCGCCTTCCCGCGGTCGAAGGTGGTCAAAACCCTCAACACGGTCTTTTGTCAGGTCATGGTGGATCCCGCCCGCGTGCCGGGCGAGCACACGCTGTTCATCGCCGGTGACGACGCCGGGGCCAAGGACGTGGCCATGGGTGTTGTCGAATCCTTCGGCTGGCCCGCCGATCGCGTCATCGACCTAGGCGGGATCACCGGTGCCCGCGGCTCCGAGATGTACATGCGGCTGTACTTCCAACTGGCAGAGCTTTTGGGTACCTTCGAGCTCAACATCGAGGTCCATCACTAA
- a CDS encoding DeoR/GlpR family DNA-binding transcription regulator: MEQQERHRAIIRAVDNGAKTITQLRELTGASAITIRRDLATLEEIGAVERFRGGARPATRRGAKYPLAVRQTEDPAGKRAIAAEAAAFVEPGMSVLIDAGTTPLAVAKHIAGAKITALAMSLYAGAALAKDTDTEVVIPGGSINSDDLAVWGPAAVETVLSMRFDLAFIGVCACDPSVGVMSPNLNEATLKRAYFQAARRVIVVATPEKFTRMSTHRVATMDQVDTVITNELSDDLATQLTEAGTNLIVIPKE; the protein is encoded by the coding sequence ATGGAGCAGCAGGAACGCCACCGCGCCATCATCCGCGCGGTCGACAACGGGGCCAAAACGATCACGCAGCTGCGCGAGCTGACCGGCGCCTCGGCCATCACCATCCGCCGCGACCTAGCCACGCTGGAGGAGATCGGCGCGGTCGAGCGCTTCCGCGGCGGGGCGCGGCCGGCCACCCGGCGCGGGGCGAAGTACCCGCTCGCCGTGCGCCAGACAGAGGACCCGGCCGGCAAGCGCGCCATCGCCGCCGAGGCCGCCGCCTTTGTGGAGCCGGGCATGAGCGTGCTCATCGACGCGGGCACCACACCTTTGGCCGTCGCAAAGCATATTGCGGGAGCCAAGATCACCGCCTTGGCCATGTCGCTCTACGCGGGTGCGGCGCTGGCAAAGGACACGGACACCGAGGTGGTCATCCCGGGCGGCTCCATCAACAGCGACGACCTCGCCGTCTGGGGCCCCGCCGCGGTGGAAACCGTGCTGTCGATGCGCTTCGACCTGGCGTTCATCGGCGTCTGCGCCTGCGACCCGAGCGTGGGCGTCATGTCGCCGAATCTCAACGAGGCCACGCTCAAGCGCGCCTACTTCCAGGCAGCCCGGCGGGTGATCGTGGTGGCAACACCTGAGAAGTTCACGCGCATGTCGACCCACCGGGTGGCCACGATGGATCAGGTGGACACCGTCATCACCAACGAGCTTTCCGACGACCTTGCCACGCAGCTCACCGAGGCCGGAACGAATCTCATAGTGATTCCTAAGGAATAG
- a CDS encoding TetR family transcriptional regulator: MSWDTEKTKTKILVAATNEFVARGPNGTTIERIAREAGVNKERIYNYFGGKDALFRTVLHREMTTAFAAAPVPNAGPEAIAEYAGQLFDYMQEHPQFVRLLQWEALTVTGPVVDEEARADGYAARTAEIGAAQGAGRITGTIGADLINILLLGIAGYWAVLPQVTRMVTRADANNDAETARRRAAVVEAAYRLASPTG; the protein is encoded by the coding sequence ATGAGCTGGGACACCGAAAAGACCAAGACAAAGATCCTGGTAGCCGCCACGAACGAGTTCGTCGCGCGCGGGCCAAACGGCACGACGATCGAGCGCATCGCGCGCGAGGCCGGCGTCAACAAGGAACGGATTTACAACTACTTCGGCGGCAAGGATGCGCTCTTTCGCACGGTGCTCCACCGGGAGATGACCACCGCCTTCGCCGCGGCCCCGGTCCCCAACGCCGGGCCGGAGGCGATCGCGGAGTACGCCGGGCAGCTCTTCGACTACATGCAGGAGCACCCGCAGTTCGTCCGGCTCCTCCAATGGGAGGCGCTGACCGTGACGGGGCCCGTCGTCGACGAGGAGGCCCGCGCCGACGGCTACGCCGCCCGTACGGCCGAGATCGGGGCCGCCCAGGGGGCGGGGAGGATCACCGGCACAATCGGCGCCGACCTCATCAACATCCTGCTGCTGGGCATAGCCGGATACTGGGCGGTGCTGCCGCAGGTCACCCGGATGGTCACCCGCGCCGACGCAAACAACGACGCCGAAACCGCCCGCCGCCGGGCGGCCGTGGTCGAGGCCGCCTACCGCCTCGCCTCCCCCACCGGCTAG
- a CDS encoding vWA domain-containing protein: MKPSTGSSASRLVAALIVAAVMVLWGGFVPSSARADDATAAKAELILDLSGSMLADDVGGTRLDAAKKASTELIDALPDTANLGMMVYGARESSDPDNQARGCEDIEVLAPVEAIDKEGLKSKIAGVDAKGYTPIGKSLRKAADELGKEGERSIILVSDGIDTCAAPPACEVANELAGQGYDIAIHTVGFKVDEAARAELECIANATGGQYLPADDAGQLSNSMKFLAQRSINDYEATGTKFSLEKEKTQAKWLGQGRYQTTVVPEAKPSSQKPTPQFFRLAIPENTNAIITAKVLGNKAANGLAEQTVHAQVVEATNESNNKCQRFEALVDSISTASKDSATPAYASIARIEPYSTADRQDTFDPACDQTKWVVGVGVFVDENSSYAGTNDGVNLDPVRVEVEVQFEPFLSNDEANKLKEGEKGSLNNGGIPQPEFGPKAEPIQGGNSYAHAAEVESGVTYSDAMVPGEMKFYKIPIEWGERPVVGLRTKPSERDSVDEINGFLTSPQYVPLDNLELNVFHDAEEDSAASELTIEYNNRFLGGTSEPMAQAGNYYVAVTFDVGNDGATLGVEQPYELVVRRDGETSSGPSWRPTEENGPEPSDEPILTRVDGALASGSTSAAPTDATAANTAEAESEESGMNAGALVGAAAAVVVVVAGAFFLLRRRR; the protein is encoded by the coding sequence GTGAAACCGTCGACGGGGTCGTCGGCGTCCCGGCTCGTCGCCGCCTTGATCGTGGCTGCGGTCATGGTCCTGTGGGGCGGGTTCGTGCCGAGCTCGGCGCGCGCCGATGATGCGACGGCGGCCAAGGCCGAGCTGATCCTCGACCTCTCGGGATCGATGCTGGCCGACGACGTGGGCGGGACCCGCCTAGACGCGGCCAAGAAGGCCTCGACCGAGCTTATCGACGCGCTTCCGGACACCGCCAACCTCGGCATGATGGTCTACGGCGCGCGCGAGTCGAGCGACCCGGACAATCAGGCCCGCGGCTGCGAGGACATCGAGGTGTTAGCGCCGGTTGAGGCAATCGACAAGGAAGGGCTGAAGTCCAAGATCGCGGGGGTGGACGCGAAGGGCTACACGCCGATCGGCAAGTCGCTGAGGAAGGCGGCCGACGAGCTGGGCAAGGAGGGAGAGCGGTCGATCATCCTTGTCTCCGACGGCATCGATACCTGCGCTGCGCCGCCCGCCTGCGAGGTCGCCAACGAGCTCGCGGGCCAGGGCTATGACATTGCCATCCACACCGTGGGCTTCAAGGTGGACGAGGCCGCCCGCGCCGAGCTCGAGTGCATCGCCAACGCCACCGGCGGCCAGTATCTTCCCGCCGACGATGCAGGTCAGCTCTCCAACTCCATGAAGTTCTTGGCCCAGCGCTCGATCAACGACTACGAGGCCACGGGCACGAAGTTCTCCCTCGAAAAGGAGAAGACCCAGGCCAAATGGCTAGGCCAGGGGCGCTACCAGACCACCGTGGTCCCCGAGGCTAAGCCCTCCTCGCAGAAGCCGACGCCGCAGTTCTTCCGGCTTGCGATCCCGGAGAACACCAACGCCATCATCACGGCGAAGGTGTTGGGCAACAAGGCGGCCAACGGGCTTGCCGAGCAGACCGTGCACGCCCAGGTCGTCGAGGCGACCAACGAGTCGAACAACAAGTGCCAGCGGTTCGAGGCGCTCGTGGACAGCATCTCCACGGCAAGCAAGGACTCCGCCACACCCGCCTACGCCTCCATCGCACGGATCGAGCCTTACTCCACGGCAGATAGGCAAGACACCTTCGACCCGGCCTGCGACCAGACCAAGTGGGTCGTGGGTGTGGGCGTCTTCGTCGACGAAAATAGCAGCTACGCGGGCACGAACGACGGTGTGAACCTCGACCCGGTTCGGGTTGAGGTCGAGGTGCAGTTCGAGCCGTTCCTCAGCAACGACGAGGCGAACAAGCTCAAGGAGGGGGAGAAGGGGAGCCTCAACAACGGCGGCATCCCGCAGCCGGAGTTCGGTCCGAAGGCTGAGCCCATCCAGGGCGGAAACTCCTACGCTCACGCCGCGGAGGTCGAAAGCGGCGTCACGTACTCGGACGCGATGGTCCCGGGCGAGATGAAGTTCTACAAGATCCCCATCGAGTGGGGCGAGCGCCCGGTCGTGGGGTTGCGGACGAAGCCGTCGGAACGCGACTCGGTCGACGAGATCAACGGCTTCCTCACCAGCCCCCAGTACGTCCCGCTGGACAACCTCGAGCTCAACGTCTTCCACGACGCCGAGGAGGATTCTGCCGCCTCCGAGCTGACCATCGAGTACAACAACCGCTTCCTTGGCGGCACCTCAGAACCCATGGCCCAGGCGGGCAACTACTACGTCGCGGTCACCTTCGACGTCGGGAACGACGGGGCGACGCTGGGCGTCGAGCAGCCCTACGAGCTCGTCGTGCGCCGCGACGGGGAGACAAGCTCGGGGCCGAGCTGGCGCCCCACGGAGGAAAACGGGCCGGAGCCCTCGGACGAGCCGATCCTCACGCGGGTCGACGGCGCGTTGGCCTCGGGCTCGACCTCGGCCGCCCCGACGGACGCGACGGCGGCGAACACCGCTGAGGCGGAGTCGGAGGAGAGCGGCATGAACGCCGGGGCGCTGGTTGGCGCGGCCGCCGCGGTGGTCGTCGTTGTGGCGGGCGCGTTCTTCCTCCTTCGCCGGCGGCGTTAG
- a CDS encoding methylmalonyl-CoA carboxytransferase subunit 5S, whose protein sequence is MSQRTIGVTEVALRDAHQSLFATRMAMEDMVAACEDIDNAGYWSVECWGGATFDSCIRFLNEDPWERLRTFRKLMPNSRLQMLLRGQNLLGYRHYEDMVVDKFVEKSKENGMDVFRVFDALNDPRNLEHAMQAVKKVDGHAQGTICYTVSPLHDTEGYIKLAGQLLDMGADSIALKDMAALLKPQAAYDIIQGIKETYGEDTQINVHCHSTTGVTMVTLMKAIEAGADVVDTAISSLSLGPGHNPTESFVEMLEGMDYTTGLDMDRLIKIRDHFKKIRPKYKEFESKTLVDTNIFLSQIPGGMLSNMESQLTAQGAGDRIDEVMAEVPRVRKDAGYPPLVTPSSQIVGTQAVFNVLMGRYKVMTAEFADLMLGYYGECIGERNPELIAQAAAQTKKEQITVRPADLLEPEWDGLVAQAGELEGFNGTDEDVLTNALFPGVAPGFFKTRPEGPKNVGKDPALIKKRENEPVLEPITYKVTVGGRSQTVHVEPAE, encoded by the coding sequence ATGAGCCAAAGAACAATTGGAGTGACTGAGGTCGCACTGCGCGACGCGCACCAGAGCCTGTTTGCTACCCGCATGGCGATGGAGGACATGGTCGCAGCGTGCGAGGACATTGACAACGCTGGTTACTGGTCGGTGGAGTGCTGGGGCGGCGCCACCTTCGACTCGTGCATCCGATTCCTCAACGAGGATCCGTGGGAGCGCCTGCGCACCTTCCGCAAGCTGATGCCCAATTCCCGGCTGCAGATGCTGCTGCGTGGGCAGAACCTTCTGGGCTACCGCCACTACGAGGACATGGTGGTCGACAAGTTCGTCGAGAAGAGCAAGGAAAACGGCATGGACGTCTTCCGCGTTTTCGACGCGCTCAACGACCCCCGCAACCTCGAGCACGCGATGCAGGCAGTGAAGAAGGTGGACGGCCACGCGCAGGGCACCATCTGCTACACCGTCTCCCCGCTGCATGACACCGAGGGTTACATCAAGCTCGCCGGCCAGCTGCTGGACATGGGTGCGGATTCCATCGCGCTGAAGGACATGGCCGCGCTGCTCAAGCCGCAGGCCGCCTACGACATCATCCAGGGCATTAAGGAAACCTACGGCGAGGACACCCAGATCAACGTCCACTGCCACTCGACCACGGGCGTTACCATGGTCACTCTGATGAAGGCCATCGAGGCCGGCGCCGACGTCGTCGACACCGCCATCTCCTCGCTCTCGCTGGGTCCGGGTCACAACCCGACCGAGTCCTTCGTGGAGATGCTCGAGGGCATGGATTACACCACGGGCCTCGACATGGATCGCCTCATCAAGATCCGCGATCACTTCAAGAAGATCCGCCCGAAGTACAAGGAGTTCGAGTCGAAGACCTTGGTGGATACCAACATCTTCCTCTCCCAGATCCCGGGCGGCATGCTGTCGAACATGGAGTCTCAGCTCACCGCGCAGGGCGCCGGCGACCGCATCGACGAGGTCATGGCCGAGGTGCCGCGCGTGCGCAAGGACGCCGGCTACCCGCCGCTGGTCACGCCGTCCTCCCAGATCGTGGGCACCCAGGCCGTGTTCAACGTGCTCATGGGCCGCTACAAGGTCATGACCGCCGAGTTCGCCGACCTCATGCTCGGCTACTACGGCGAGTGCATCGGCGAGCGCAACCCGGAGCTCATCGCCCAGGCCGCGGCGCAGACCAAGAAGGAGCAGATCACGGTTCGCCCGGCCGACCTGCTCGAGCCCGAGTGGGACGGCCTGGTCGCCCAGGCTGGCGAGCTCGAGGGCTTCAACGGCACCGACGAGGACGTGCTCACCAACGCCCTGTTCCCGGGCGTGGCCCCCGGCTTCTTCAAGACCCGCCCGGAGGGCCCGAAGAACGTGGGCAAGGACCCGGCGCTCATCAAGAAGCGCGAGAACGAGCCGGTCCTCGAGCCGATCACCTACAAGGTCACCGTCGGTGGCCGTAGCCAGACCGTTCACGTCGAACCAGCTGAGTAA